A DNA window from Fodinibius sp. Rm-B-1B1-1 contains the following coding sequences:
- a CDS encoding DNA translocase FtsK → MAKNSNSGGFLGGLSESRKMEILGILVMAIGGLFGFSIVTYNPADYTLIQSLSTDSLFALDQGPALRIQNGLGVVGAYLAHFFVYLMFGYMSIIIPLVIVGYGWFIFRDRDVSQMLWPTAYGIWSMVLVASILGWLNTNYEWIESVWNGAAGFYIARILQNITGIGSIIILSVLLLTTLLALLDRDLQHTVERVKEWIANIKASYADWKQRRAEKREAKRKKKEARQKKKEQQAEQEEVEKQRRAEKRMRQQAQQSESNQEPSPSKTKPEQKQHEPEPKSKSIDEIVEESHQQDIERRKQQQEEIQSLDNRPRADIEKKKIAEDEEDDVDISVYVGEGDEQADEKELDKQNKDKAKEVPKVRYKFPTIDLLDTPPNEGNEVDLEEIKENKRIILDKLKRHNIEIRSINAIVGPTVTLYELDPAPDVKISKIESYANDLKMATAAKGLRIMAPIPGRSAVGIEVPNGSRETVFIKSVINTKKFVESDYELPLAFGKTIENEVFMVDLTKMPHLLIAGATGSGKTVGMNTIITCLLYKCHPDDLKFVMIDPKKIELSLFQKIEEHFLATLPGAEEPIITDTSSAKETLESLTKEMDERYDLLKDGMVRDIRAYNKKFDNGELDEDEGHRHLPYIVVLIDELADLMMTAGKDIEEPIARLAQLARAVGIHLVVATQRPSVNVITGTIKANFPGRIAYQVASKVDSRTILDTGGADQLIGRGDMLFTNGGGMTRIQNAFVSTEEVEKITDFIGNQLGYNNKYELPVLEDETSASGDIPDPLEDIDELFEAAAKVIVLHQQGSVSLLQRKLKIGYNRAGRIVDQLYNAGVVGPYQGSTARDVLVEDEEELEELLDDLEEFDR, encoded by the coding sequence ATGGCAAAGAACAGTAACTCAGGCGGATTTTTAGGCGGGCTTTCTGAATCCCGGAAAATGGAAATACTGGGAATACTGGTAATGGCAATTGGAGGTCTGTTTGGCTTCAGTATCGTTACCTATAACCCGGCCGATTATACGCTTATACAATCACTTTCTACTGATAGCCTGTTTGCCTTAGATCAGGGGCCGGCGCTGCGTATCCAAAATGGATTGGGTGTGGTTGGAGCCTATTTAGCCCACTTTTTTGTATACCTGATGTTTGGCTATATGAGTATTATTATCCCTCTGGTTATTGTGGGTTATGGATGGTTCATTTTTCGCGATCGGGATGTGAGCCAAATGCTTTGGCCTACGGCCTACGGTATCTGGAGTATGGTGTTGGTAGCATCAATTTTGGGCTGGCTTAATACTAATTACGAGTGGATCGAGTCGGTATGGAATGGGGCGGCGGGATTTTATATTGCTCGTATTCTCCAAAATATCACCGGTATTGGTTCAATAATTATTTTGAGCGTACTACTATTGACGACGCTGTTGGCCCTGCTGGATCGTGATTTACAACATACGGTAGAACGGGTTAAAGAATGGATTGCCAATATCAAAGCTTCGTATGCAGATTGGAAACAGCGGCGTGCCGAAAAGCGAGAAGCCAAGCGAAAAAAGAAAGAAGCTCGTCAAAAGAAAAAAGAGCAACAGGCAGAGCAAGAAGAGGTTGAGAAGCAGCGCCGGGCCGAAAAAAGGATGCGTCAACAGGCTCAGCAATCTGAAAGCAATCAAGAACCATCACCCTCTAAAACAAAGCCGGAGCAGAAACAACACGAACCGGAGCCTAAGTCAAAATCAATTGATGAGATTGTAGAAGAGTCGCATCAACAAGATATTGAGCGACGTAAACAGCAGCAGGAAGAGATACAATCCTTAGACAATCGCCCCCGCGCTGATATTGAGAAAAAGAAGATTGCAGAAGACGAAGAGGACGATGTTGACATCTCGGTATATGTAGGGGAAGGGGATGAGCAGGCCGATGAAAAAGAACTTGATAAACAGAATAAAGATAAGGCCAAGGAAGTACCAAAAGTTCGCTATAAATTCCCTACGATTGATCTGCTGGATACGCCCCCAAATGAAGGGAATGAGGTGGATCTTGAAGAGATTAAGGAAAACAAGCGGATTATTCTTGACAAGTTGAAGCGCCATAATATCGAGATTCGCAGCATTAACGCGATTGTGGGTCCTACGGTTACGCTTTATGAGCTCGACCCGGCGCCAGATGTCAAAATTAGCAAAATTGAGAGCTATGCGAATGACTTGAAGATGGCGACGGCAGCGAAGGGGTTGCGCATTATGGCGCCTATTCCCGGCCGGTCGGCGGTGGGGATTGAAGTGCCGAACGGGTCGCGCGAAACGGTGTTTATTAAGTCGGTGATTAACACCAAAAAGTTTGTAGAAAGTGATTATGAATTGCCGTTGGCCTTCGGGAAGACTATTGAGAATGAAGTATTCATGGTGGATCTGACTAAGATGCCGCACTTGCTGATTGCCGGTGCGACGGGATCAGGTAAAACAGTAGGAATGAATACCATTATTACCTGTCTGTTATATAAGTGTCATCCCGATGATCTCAAGTTTGTGATGATCGATCCCAAGAAGATTGAGCTTTCGCTGTTCCAAAAGATCGAAGAACATTTTTTAGCGACCTTACCTGGTGCAGAGGAGCCGATTATCACCGATACCTCTTCGGCGAAGGAAACGCTTGAAAGTCTCACCAAAGAGATGGATGAGCGCTATGATCTGCTCAAAGATGGTATGGTTCGGGATATTCGGGCTTATAACAAAAAGTTTGATAATGGAGAACTCGATGAGGACGAAGGGCATCGTCACCTGCCATATATTGTGGTGCTCATTGATGAGCTTGCTGATCTGATGATGACGGCGGGAAAAGATATTGAGGAACCGATTGCTCGATTGGCACAGTTGGCACGTGCTGTTGGAATTCACTTGGTGGTAGCGACGCAGCGTCCATCGGTGAACGTTATTACAGGTACAATTAAAGCAAACTTCCCGGGACGAATTGCCTACCAGGTGGCATCAAAAGTAGATTCGCGCACTATTTTGGATACCGGTGGTGCCGATCAGCTTATTGGTCGTGGTGATATGTTGTTTACTAACGGCGGCGGGATGACACGTATCCAGAATGCATTTGTGTCCACAGAAGAAGTAGAAAAGATTACCGATTTTATTGGAAATCAGCTGGGATACAATAATAAGTATGAATTACCTGTTTTAGAGGATGAGACCTCGGCAAGTGGCGACATTCCTGATCCCCTGGAAGATATTGACGAGCTTTTTGAAGCAGCTGCTAAGGTTATTGTACTACACCAGCAAGGATCGGTGTCACTACTGCAGCGAAAGTTAAAGATTGGTTACAACCGCGCTGGACGGATTGTTGATCAGCTGTATAATGCTGGGGTTGTAGGTCCATATCAGGGCAGTACGGCGCGCGATGTATTAGTTGAAGATGAAGAAGAATTAGAAGAATTATTGGATGACCTCGAAGAATTTGATCGATAA
- a CDS encoding lysylphosphatidylglycerol synthase transmembrane domain-containing protein codes for MVKRLFKIGLALSLGALFLWLAFRNVQLQEVWEHSKGIQFGWLVPFAIAAMFSHIFRAERWRLFIEQDKEDLDRITLISGVLVGYVMNLVGPRFGEVSRPVYVGKKEGLSSSKLMGTIVLERIIDVAVMAFLMVVVSVYVIADLNVLRQIFGDETINFLTNESSLLTYLWVIFLFFAVAGVGYILMKLLLFLGTKFEFLNQWVFKAKKAFIMFKNGLLAARDVERWWLFILYTIMIWLCYTLMTYIPFWMFDMQEVFGLDMLDALVITVISAIGIAIPSPGGLGTYHYFVKQSLLVLFAIPAVTGIAYATVTHGVMVLFVLSITPIFLFVDKLRSTKAGDPVI; via the coding sequence ATGGTTAAACGATTATTTAAGATAGGGCTTGCATTATCATTGGGAGCTCTTTTTTTATGGTTGGCTTTTCGGAATGTTCAACTTCAAGAGGTTTGGGAGCATTCTAAAGGTATACAGTTTGGATGGTTGGTGCCTTTTGCGATAGCGGCAATGTTTAGTCATATCTTCAGGGCCGAACGCTGGCGGCTGTTTATTGAGCAGGATAAAGAGGATCTCGATCGTATTACCTTGATTTCAGGAGTGCTTGTTGGATACGTAATGAATTTGGTGGGGCCACGCTTTGGGGAGGTATCCCGACCGGTGTATGTAGGAAAAAAAGAAGGGCTGAGCAGCTCGAAATTAATGGGAACCATTGTGCTGGAGCGAATTATTGACGTTGCAGTGATGGCCTTTTTGATGGTAGTGGTTTCGGTATATGTTATTGCAGATTTGAATGTGCTGAGGCAGATTTTTGGAGATGAAACCATTAACTTTCTTACGAATGAGTCGAGTTTGCTAACCTACCTGTGGGTAATCTTTTTATTTTTTGCAGTAGCTGGTGTGGGCTATATCTTGATGAAGTTGCTGCTGTTTTTAGGCACAAAGTTTGAGTTTCTTAACCAGTGGGTTTTTAAGGCAAAGAAGGCCTTTATCATGTTTAAAAACGGTTTGCTGGCAGCTCGTGATGTAGAGCGATGGTGGTTGTTTATCCTTTATACTATAATGATTTGGCTTTGCTACACCCTTATGACGTATATCCCGTTTTGGATGTTTGATATGCAGGAGGTTTTTGGGTTAGATATGCTGGATGCATTGGTGATTACGGTGATTTCAGCTATTGGAATAGCGATTCCTTCTCCCGGAGGATTGGGTACCTATCACTATTTTGTCAAGCAATCATTATTGGTGCTTTTTGCTATTCCCGCCGTTACGGGTATTGCCTACGCCACAGTTACGCACGGGGTTATGGTATTATTTGTCCTTAGCATTACGCCCATATTTTTATTTGTCGATAAATTACGTTCGACCAAGGCCGGTGATCCTGTTATTTGA
- a CDS encoding 2-phosphosulfolactate phosphatase encodes MTNIDVFSSAHSFKEEDVRDKTVVIIDVLRASSTMVTALQNGAKGIIAVGDMDDASKISHNLDAKSFLMSGEKDGVTIEGYDLGNSPLEHTEDAVKGKTIILNTTNGTKAIRRCNLADRILVGSFLNLRAIIEYLEDLDEEAILVCAGWRGRLSLEDMLCAGNIIYELCEGQLSAEARDGAKVAFGLYEKFGDDIENSIKSSNYAVRLKDIVSEDDLVYCCQRSITQILPALNEGIISDINGKEQ; translated from the coding sequence ATGACAAATATTGATGTGTTTTCATCAGCGCACTCGTTTAAAGAAGAAGATGTGCGCGACAAAACGGTGGTGATTATTGATGTGCTTCGCGCCAGCTCTACGATGGTAACAGCACTCCAAAACGGGGCAAAGGGGATTATTGCTGTTGGCGATATGGATGATGCCAGCAAGATATCACATAACCTTGATGCTAAAAGCTTTTTAATGAGCGGTGAAAAGGATGGGGTGACAATTGAGGGCTATGATCTTGGGAATTCTCCTTTGGAGCATACCGAGGACGCTGTTAAGGGCAAGACAATAATCTTGAATACGACTAATGGTACTAAAGCGATACGCCGATGTAATCTGGCGGATCGTATTTTAGTAGGATCCTTTTTGAACCTTCGGGCCATAATAGAATACCTCGAAGATCTTGACGAAGAGGCTATTTTAGTTTGTGCCGGCTGGCGTGGACGTCTGTCGTTGGAGGATATGCTTTGTGCTGGGAATATTATTTACGAACTTTGTGAGGGTCAATTGTCTGCTGAGGCTCGTGATGGGGCAAAAGTGGCTTTTGGTCTTTATGAAAAATTTGGTGATGATATAGAGAATAGCATTAAATCATCTAATTATGCCGTTCGGCTTAAAGATATTGTAAGTGAAGATGATCTCGTATATTGCTGTCAACGCAGTATAACACAGATTTTACCTGCACTTAATGAAGGAATAATTTCTGATATAAATGGCAAAGAACAGTAA
- a CDS encoding outer membrane lipoprotein carrier protein LolA encodes MAILLFVGVSLGVPHLAVGQENPFADLKETFENGAIFKADFHHQTVDSYTQDTVASDGEIWVGKKQYKVQSGPQTVVVDGKISKVYDQRKNRVIVSKYIPEEDDFAPSRILNGVDSTFVVQKEERQGDEIYIRLTSDDPFAIYQEVEIFLSTKLTPKKIVAVDPADNVITTTFEKGTFVDYSDGLFSLEYPENAELVDMRN; translated from the coding sequence TTGGCAATTCTTTTATTTGTTGGCGTTAGTTTGGGAGTGCCCCATTTGGCGGTGGGACAAGAAAATCCCTTTGCAGATTTAAAAGAAACCTTTGAAAATGGTGCCATCTTTAAGGCCGATTTCCATCATCAAACGGTGGATTCCTATACTCAGGATACGGTGGCCAGCGATGGAGAAATTTGGGTTGGCAAAAAACAATATAAGGTACAGTCAGGTCCGCAGACGGTAGTTGTGGATGGCAAGATATCGAAAGTGTATGACCAGCGAAAAAATCGGGTGATTGTTAGTAAATATATACCTGAGGAAGATGATTTTGCTCCCTCCCGTATTTTAAATGGCGTTGATTCTACGTTTGTAGTACAAAAAGAGGAACGGCAGGGGGACGAAATTTATATCCGACTCACCTCGGACGACCCGTTTGCTATTTATCAAGAAGTGGAAATTTTTCTCTCGACAAAGTTAACACCAAAAAAAATTGTAGCAGTAGATCCGGCTGATAATGTGATTACTACGACCTTTGAAAAGGGAACATTTGTTGATTACAGCGATGGTTTATTTTCGCTGGAGTATCCTGAGAATGCCGAACTCGTGGACATGCGAAATTGA